A single window of Balaenoptera acutorostrata chromosome X, mBalAcu1.1, whole genome shotgun sequence DNA harbors:
- the LOC103006107 gene encoding LOW QUALITY PROTEIN: serine/threonine-protein phosphatase 4 regulatory subunit 3B-like (The sequence of the model RefSeq protein was modified relative to this genomic sequence to represent the inferred CDS: inserted 2 bases in 1 codon; substituted 2 bases at 2 genomic stop codons), whose protein sequence is MVDNQCYVKVCTLNDDXQWVFLGTGLISFTYEEWAQGVLLLVRSESNGSLILESKINPDTSYHKEGKLIIWFEGENHGTVIHFQDTASCHEVWKDVCQVQGKVPCAEIIHDVMDESEXEECDDXPKTAELLDLPNCELGKLGQIADLVTLGLTSPMGKESLALALEREDYIKKLLQLFHTCENLEDTEGLHHLHGIIKGILFLNKTSLYEILFSEECIMDVVGCLEYDPALAQPKRHREFLTQNAKFREVIPITDCELRQKIHQTYRIQYIHDIFLPTPSKFQEDVLSSLTRFIFFNKVKIVNIVQEDDEYLAEVFAQIRDKATDDDKRRDLVFFLKEFCAFSQLLHHENRCALFTTLTELGILPALKIVMGMDDLQIRSVATDILADLVTYTPSMFQRFIMEEAQQSEDGKLFINLIIEQMICDTDPELGGAVQSMGLLCALLDPDHMLATHRKCKRSEFLDFFYKRCIHNFIAPLLSTTSEDICEEDNIVGSDKNNVLCALRFMRRMIDLKDELYNFYIIEGNLFKPVVNALLDNGTRYNMLNSAIIELFEYIRVENIKSLVAHIVEEFYETLESIEYVQTFKGLKIEYEQEKYRQNQVWKNLYSVVHSKVFCRGASVLEEKEEMSSKENIEEGKAGMPSSESDFQDHYDKFVETKKAKENEDKVDLPQKTSFGGFRFTSFHSASDAGGAGNPNGSSMVGLVDYSADKEEDKEGETPPRKKLYLSS, encoded by the exons ATGGTGGACAACCAGTGCTATGTAAAAGTCTGTACCCTGAATGATGACTAACAATGGGTCTTTCTAGGCACAGGGCTCATCTCATTCACTTATGAGGAGTGGGCCCAGGGCGTGCTTCTGCTAGTTAGATCCGAGTCCAACGGCTCACTGATCTTGGAGTCAAAGATAAATCCAGACACGTCCTATCACAAAGAAGGAAAGTTAATTATTTGGTTTGAGGGTGAGAACCATGGTACAGTGATACATTTCCAGGACACGGCAAGTTGTCATGAGGTCTGGAAAGACGTTTGCCAGGTTCAAGGTAAAGTCCCGTGTGCCGAAATCATACATGATGTCATGGATGAATCAGAATAGGAAGAGTGTGATGA GCCAAAAACCGCTGAACTGCTCGACCTGCCAAACTGCGAACTCGGTAAACTTGGACAGATTGCTGACTTAGTTACCTTGGGTCTCACCTCACCTATGGGTAAAGAAAGCCTGGCTCTGGCCTTGGAAAGGGAGGACTATATTAAAAAACTACTGCAGTTGTTCCACACTTGTGAGAACCTAGAGGATACTGAAGGCTTacaccatttgcatggaattatTAAAGGAATCTTATTCCTCAACAAGACATCTCTGTATGAGATCCTGTTTTCTGAAGAGTGTATCATGGATGTGGTGGGATGCCTTGAATATGACCCTGCTTTGGCTCAGCCAAAAAGGCATAGGGAATTCTTAACCCAAAATGCAAAGTTCAGGGAAGTTATACCAATAACAGACTGTGAACTTCGACAAAAAATACATCAGACGTACAGGATACAGTACATTCACGACATCTTTTTGCCTACACCATCCAAGTTTCAAGAGGATGTTCTTTCTAGTCTTAcacgttttattttttttaacaaggttAAGATAGTCAACATAGTTCAGGAAGATGACGAGTATTTGGCTGAAGTTTTTGCCCAGATAAGGGATAAGGCCACAGATGATGATAAACGGCGTGacctggtattttttttaaaggaattctgtGCATTTTCTCAGCTATTACATCATGAAAACAGGTGTGCACTATTCACAACACTGACAGAATTGGGAATTCTTCCTGCTCTTAAAATTGTAATGGGCATGGATGATTTGCAAATAAGGTCAGTTGCTACTGATATACTTGCTGATCTAGTGACGTATACTCCATCCATGTTCCAAAGATTTATAATGGAAGAAGCCCAGCAAAGTGAAGATGGCAaacttttcattaatttaataattgAACAAATGATCTGTGATACTGACCCTGAGCTAGGAGGTGCTGTTCAGTCAATGGGGCTTCTTTGTGCTCTACTTGATCCAGACCACATGCTGGCAACacatagaaaatgtaaaagaagtGAATTTCTAGATTTCTTCTATAAACGTTGTATACATAACTTCATAGCACCACTTTTGTCAACTACTTCAGAAGATATATGTGAAGAGGATAATATAGTTGGATctgacaaaaacaac GTCTTGTGTGCTCTTCGCTTTATGAGAAGGATGATTGACCTTAAAGATgaactttataatttttacatcaTCGAGGGAAACCTTTTTAAGCCAGTTGTAAATGCCCTTCTGGATAATGGAACTCGGTACAATATGTTGAATTCAGCTATTATTGAGCTGTTTGAATACATAAGAGTGGAAAATATCAAGTCTCTTGTTGCACATATAGTTGAAGAGTTTTATGAAACACTTGAGTCAATTGAATACGTTCAGACATTCAAAGGATTGAAGATTGAATATGAACAAGAGAAATACCGGCAGAATCAAGTATGGAAGAATTTGTATTCTGTAGTGCATAGTAAGGTATTTTGCAGAGGTGCCAGTGTcttggaggaaaaggaagaaatgagttctaaagaaaatatagagGAAGGAAAAGCAGGTATGCCATCATCAGAAAGTGATTTTCAAGATCATTATGATAAATTTGTGGAGactaaaaaagcaaaagaaaatgaagacaaggtAGATCTTCCCCAAAAAACATCTTTTGGTGGCTTCAGATTTACTTCATTCCATTCTGCGAGTGATGCTGGTGGAGCAGGTAACCCAAACGGTAGCAGCATGGTGGGCTTAGTGGATTATTCAGCTGAcaaagaagaagataaagaagGTGAAACACCCCCCAGGAAAAAACTATATCTTAGCTCATAA